A stretch of DNA from Thunnus thynnus chromosome 16, fThuThy2.1, whole genome shotgun sequence:
tgattattttattttatattctttgcctgtctgtctgtagaaTCTGTGGTTTCTGCTCGATAAGCACCAGGTGCCTCCAGTAAGTGGAGAGGAGGCCATGATCAGCTATGAAGCCTACCTGCAGGTGGGGGAAAAGGCCGGGCCCAAGTGCAAGTAAGTTAAAGGAAGTAGAAGTCTAACAGCAACAATACAGTCTGGGTAAAACCCCTGTACGTTCTTTGTTTAACAAAGCAGTGTGGTGTTTGTTCACAGTTTCACACTAGATCAAAGGTTAATTGTGGGAAATACCCTTGTTACTTTGACTCTATATCCACCTGTCCTGGATACTGGGATaggcaaaaacacacaaaatctggTCACGTAAGCTAACcttggaggaggaggtggcaataaaaatgaactttAGTGCACACATTGAACCAGGAAGTGGACACTAATTATATAGGTGGTGTTCACTTCCAGTTTTCAGTGGTTTAAAATTTCCAAAAAGGAAGTAATGTGTTGCACTGTGGCAATAGAAAGAGAAATTTGTCTTTACATTCTGTAGCAGAAACTATTTTTGatcttgaaaaatgaaatccaTCTAAAAAAGACTTTCTTCCTAGGAGAAGAAAGTGAATAGCAGATGTAAAGGGAGGGTTGTTTTTCAGATCGAATAGAGTAATGTAATGAAAAGTAACAATtactccccctctctcctctttttccttcaGAAAATTCTTCACAGCCAGAGTGTATGCCAAGCTGCTCCACAACGACCCTTACGGCAGGATCTCTATCATGCAGTTCTTCAATTACGTCATGAGGAAAGGTCAGCgccttcatctgtctttctcctctaACATGTCTCCCACACTTTGAGCAGTGAGCTAAAATCTGCAAAGATAAATTTATCTTAAGTAggtggaagaaaaacaaacagattcagGTCTGAAAGGCTTCCTTATTATCAACCAATACAATCTTTGAAGTTATTAATCTGTTATAGCTGAGTGAACATAATGACTGTGGCTACAGTCAGACCCAAAGTCTGATATCAAGGTGTGAGCAAAATATCATATTTGGTTTTGTCACCTTCCTACATATATCTGTATCAATAAATATCTTGCCACtgaatgtttcttttctcttttctctctgtgcttcCAGTGTGGCTGCATCAGACCCGGATTGGTCTGAGTCTGTATGATGTGGCAGGACAGGGCTACCTCAGAGAGTCGGTAAGCGTTTCCATCAGTAACCACAGATTCCATGTGTCATATACAAAGTTTCTGCTCTTCAAAGTAATGAGCGGCCAGTAGCAGATTAGTTGTACTCAGTTGTACTGACATTTCAAATGCTTATTATTCTCCACAGGATCTGGAGAACTACATCCTGGAGCTGATCCCCACTCTGCCTCAGCTGGACGGACTGGAGAAGTCCTTCTACTCCTTTTATGTCTGCACTGCTGTCCGcaagtttttcttcttccttgaCCCCCTCCGTACCGGTGAGACTGAACCCCACTGTAAAGCTCAGTGTTattcaacagtaaaatgttgaataaCACATGTCAAACTGTAGTATCTTCCACTATAATTACTAAAGACCATGAatataaaccaataaaaaaagaataattcaAAGTCAGCAACAATATTTCCTTTACTGGAGTTGTTTGCTCgtctgtctcctttttttccagGAAAGATTAAAATCCAGGATATCCTGGCTTGCAGTTTTCTGGACGACTTACTGGAGGTAGattgtgtttttcttaactGATTGTGTCGATGAATGTGTGAAATATTACAAGCTTTCTACATTATCAGCAGGCTGAAACAATTAAAGGACTAAAATCAAGGATAAATACAGGAATTTCCTGTTACTGTACTAGTTTTCTTAAAAGATTTCATTTTGTGGTTGTATTACCTTGATGAATCTAGTTCTTCCTGTTCAAATTGTTCAGTAATGCATGACTAATTCATTATCAAGCTGTACTCCCAAAAGTGTGAACAAAGGCCAGCCTTAAATGGTGTAACTTCTTGCTTCAGCTCTCttacattctctctctctccgtctgtgtTTGTAGTTAAGAGATGAGGAGTTGTCTAAAGAGAGCCAGGAGTCTAACTGGTTCTCAGCCCCCTCAGCTCTGCGAGTCTACGGTGAGAGAACGTCTGTGTGTAAACATCGGGTTTCACAGTCTCACATTTTATGCTTGTGTTGTTAAATGATCCTCAGGAACAATGCAGGTGTCAGGGAGTCTGGCAGTACAATTTTCAGCATCCACAAGACATTATCATCTCTGTTAGTTAAATTAGAAGACTTTGGTGGAAGTAGCGGATTTTTGCTACGAGACAATTGTCGGTTTTCAGCCTTATTATTATGCTGCGTTCATGTGCTGCTGAGGAACTCTGATTCAGAACGTTCAGGTTAGCCAGTGATTGTCTCgctgttttgtcaaattttcaAACCTAGAAGACAAAACCTTTTGGTACGtagctgaaatgtttttgtctttacagGCCAGTACCTCAACCTGGATAAGGACCACAACGGCATGCTGAGCAAAGAGGAGCTGTCACGCTACGGCACAGCCACTCTCACCTCGGTCTTCCTGGACAGAGTGTTTCAGGAGTGCCTTACCTACGACGGAGAAATGGTACGACAGAGAACAGGACCAGGAGGAGCACTGACAGCTGTGGTGttcatacagacgggtgacataGTAAAGAACAGCTTTGATGCCCCTTAGCAGAGACTCTCGTGTCCTGTGTGGAGGCATTCATTAAGTTTCTCCGCTTCTCCATTTATTCAGGCTTTTCCCCtcatttgtcacctgtctgtatgttaaTGTTCAACTTCAGACAACCTTGCCCCATGAGGTTAATCTTTATAGTGTGTTCTCTCTGGGCAGCTGACAgccaactttttattttcaaagatGACAGGGTATTGGTGTAATTCTGCTCTAAATGAAACATGTTAAGTAGTTTGTTCTattcaaataacacatttgCCTATTTCCGTGTGCAGAGTCTCAATTGGATATTTGCCCTGATTTCCTGTacatcattttgtttctttgattctttctttcttccaggATTATAAGACTTATTTAGACTTTGTGTTGGCCTTGGAGAACAGGAAGGAACCAGCAGCATTGcagtatatttttaaacttttagacATGGAGAATCTGGGATACCTCAACGTCTTCTCCCTCAACTATTTCTTCAGGGTATCAACTGCACACAAGCACACTAAACAATCAGGGCATTGATTCAAACAATACATGTTTTCATCACCATGGGTGTCATCCATCCATTTTTCCTTGTTACAATCATTAGTCACAAAATTTTCACCCTAACACTCACTTTGTTGTTACGGTGTTTCATGATGCTTTCTTGATGATGTTCAGGCCATTCAGGAGCAGATGAAACTCCACAGTCAAGAGCCCGTCTCCTTCCAGGAtgtgaaggtacacacacacacacctacgcACTTTGTCTTTCCATATTTGTGAGGACCCTCATAGACATTCCCCAGCCCCTAAATCGAAATCTAACCTTACCTTCAAACAGTCCTTTAAACTAGGAGTGAGAAGTGAACCAAAATGTCCTCACCATGCAGAAATATCCCCGCTGtggtttaaaactgaaattggtCCTTACAAAGGTGCAGTTTCAGTCAGAAACTGAAACGCAGTTTCAGTCAGATGAACAGTAGTTTCAGTTGAGAGAAAGTTAAACTAAGCAGTATGTACAGACTTTTGACCATCTGTTAAGTGAAACAGAAATATTCTTAAGATTATTTTGGGGTAAAAAAGTGAGCGTTTTGAccactctctctcctcaggaTGAGATCTTTGACATGGTGAAGCCTAAAGACCCCTACAAGATCACACTCCAGGATCTGGTCAACAGTTGCCAGGGTGACACGGTCACAAGCATCCTGATTGACCTCAACGGCTTCTGGACCTACGAGAACAGAGAAGTGCTGGTTGCCAATGACAACGATGGCAGCAACACAGCTGACCTCGACGATACCTGAAGACGATaatcaacaaaaacattgtgTCCATTCATGTTTCATCAGGACACTGAACCCTTACCTGCTGACTCAGCACCCTCTGGTAAAGTTTCAACTGATTATGTACATAGACGGAGGAAAGAGATGAATGAGCTGGATGGAAGGAAGAAACCAGACACGGTGCtttctgtaaatattgttcTGTGTTCCTGCCTGTTATTATATTGTAAAGAGGACCTAATATACATGTTGTCAttgacctttttaaaataaatgtttccttttctgACTATGCTTGAATGTTTCCATCCGCCTCAGCTTTCATGAAACACCTCAGCACACCCACTGGAATCAAACAGCCCAAACATATAATAAACAACAGATAAACCGTCacattaaactgtaaaaaattgAGCAGTTTTTCCCAGCAGCACAACTTGCATATTAACAAACTAACTTGACACTGTATTAATGAGGCTTTTGCAAGATTTTACTAAAGGGAAGCAACTTTTAGAAAAACTGCATTGCATGATTTATGTACAGTTGAAATATACTCCGTAATCTCcttaatgatgttttattaaatttagGTAATATACGAGATTTGGGAACAACCAAATCTCACTTGTTGAAGCCTAAATGTAAGTGTCTCAAAATTCAATCATTCAGGTCATTTCAAGAACAGTTCATTCTGGATTTCCGGACTATTATTATATCTGGCAACTCAAGATTCACTTACTATTTGTTTtagctttcaaccatatctcaCAGTCATCATCAGTAACTTTACTCCTTTAGAGAACCATATCCCAAAATTTGATGTTCTCTATTAGTGATGAAGACAAAATGTTATGAGATTCATTAAGGAGCATTTCTCTAAACTTCAATCTGAACTGGAGATATGCAGAACGTGCCAACAGCTTGATCGGCCTTGAATTTGAAACATTCTGATGTTGAAGGAAAACAGATGCCATATTTTGAGATTTCATGTTCAAACGTTGCCAGGACGGGACATGAGATGTGTCAAAGTCATTTAAGatttataaacaaataaaatggaaTGAGAGAAGTTAATTAGATAAGAGAATGGGATTATTTAAACTAATTAAATGCCTGCTAGTACGTGATAAACTACCATGAAAGAAACATTGTTTTCTAGGAAGTAACACTGGTAGTTTAGGTGAAATATTCAATGGGCAGTGGACtactaataataaaacaacaaaagtcaACCTTTTAAATGTATCAAGGTTTTATTAAtgcacagaaaatataaatacatatatacattacaATTTAAGATGTCAGTTAAAATAACTAAACATTTTTGCATATGCTGCCCTTCATTTAACTAAGGTgctgaaacatgtttaaagccCATTTTAAGATCTCTTCTTGAAATGGATCATTTTTGAAAAGAGCTGCGTATAATTTCTTATGGATTACTAAGAGAAACCAGAAGGCCGCAACGTCTGTGCTTCTTGTTTACTCCTGACTAAACCCTTCAGCTCTGCTCTCTGATGAGGTCTGTAATTACACCACACAACCGCATCGGtggataaaaataatgaataagaaGCTTATGACAGCTCAGTCACAGCTGCCAGCCTGCTCCACAAGGACACTTAAAGAATGAAccttcaacacacacatgaaggTTGTACCACTGTGGGTGGGCGATGTGGATCATTAGTCATCAGTGAATTTGAGCACAGATACATTTTCAAAGATTCGAACTGGATTAGTTTTATTACTTAAACAATGTTGGCTGAAAATTTGCGCTTCCTACCAAAAACAATCAGTAACAACTTTCATGTgagttgtttctgtttgtcaaGTATCATCATCACAGAGAAGAGAAGCCTGTGATTGACTACTACTGCTACCAAACATCACACCTACTGAATTAGCTCTTGTTTTAACCAGCCCTTATTCTGACCCTGCGATAGTAATCTAAGTTAAATGAGTCCAGATATTATTACATGTCCATGTCAAACAGCAGGGAGGTACAGTAGCATTGAGGAAGCGTTGATGACTGTTAGAAGGCAGAGGCAGCACAGTTGTCATATTTGATGAACTTGAAACTCAAAAGACTCAAAACTGGTATATCTGTTGTTTCTCTAAGCAGATGTTGTAATCTTGTCAAGTTAgataatgtttaaaaacagaaagtacacatactgtatattgtatattagtATAAGATACATTGTCATCTGCTCCTATTCCCAATATTTGAAACTTTAAGGCTTCactttatatttctaaataACAGAGATGACAGTATGGCAATGACAGGCTGAGCTGGAGAGTAGAATACGATCCCAGTGTAAACTAAAAATACACCAGCTCTGGTGACTGAGTTTATCACTTCCTGCTTATCTTTATAGTTTGTAGGTCAAAAACTATCCAGCTCTTTTACACCTTGCAAATGCACATATCAGATCTGGACAACAATGTCAGAGACAAGAATCACAGAACTGAGACTGAGAGCGGAAATGAATACAAGGCAGGGCCATTAACAGGCTACGCCATTACAAATCTGGTTGTTTATGAAATAAGTTATTTGCATATATAGATTAGGAGGATTGAAAGCTTTTCCACTTAGCCCATGAATGCAGCCGACTGACTCAACTGGGTTGAGTCCAGCTGGCTGTTGTCCTCGTCTACAAATAGTTAAATGATATTCCTCAGTCTTGCATACAACTACACGCTATACACAAATTTACATTCAGGTAAAGGTAAGGCCAATGCAGCCATATGCACAGCCCTTATCATTTTTCCCTGCACTGAGTACTAAGACCtcttttgacaaaataaaaacatagaaaaataacaatattattaATCTATACAACTAAGTAAATTAAGGTTCTGTCAGCTGATAGAAATGTGTGGATGTTAGAGAGTTTGTCTCTGAGATTtcaggaggggagaggagaagggacTCTGTTGGTGTCTGGAGTGTTGAGAGGAGATTCTGGTTGGAGCTCAAAGCTTATGTTTACAAAGGAGGCTCCAGATGCTTCTGGCTGCTCCACAGTAGCAGGATGAGGAGCAGTAGGATCATCCTGCTCACCCCTGCGCTGCTCCACAAATCGACGCTCCGCCTCCTCAGCCAGAcgatcctcctcctcttcctcctcctcctgcatgAAAGACAACAGTGTGTATAGACTTAATGTAGTGTATATTTAAGAGCTAACGTTTGTGCTCTTGCTCCCGCCTTTGTGTAAACATCTTTTTAGGTGTGActttattcatatttacatGTGAGATTGACATACGAAGCTCAaggatgtgagtgtgtgcatgtttcctACCTCTTTCTTCATACGGTAGTACTCATCGATGGCGTACTGGTATTTAGGAGTAGTGATGCCGAAGAGAGAGGCCAGTCTCTCTCCCATGTAGTCACACACTgcaggacacacaaacacacacattaaactaaGGTAACTTCTAAAACTTAACACAAAAACCAACTCTAATTGTACACAGTAGTCCTGTACCTGTGATAGTGGAGGTAGCCATTCTCCACATGTGGAACCAGAAATATGGGCCCCAGGTCAGTTTGGACTGAAATACATATGAAGAGAGACAAGATAATGCAACCACACATCCAttgttcaaaaacaaaaaggtgaaTTCATGTAAGATGACTTCGCAAGTGTCAGattaaaagacttttaaaagggATCTTTTACACTATCTTGTAAGTCCATATAAAGCTGCAGTGCAGTGATAAGGAACATCCCTTCTATGGGTCTCTAGATGAGAACTGGGACAGTACTTCATTATGACATCAATTGTAGCCTTGTGCCAGTAAAAGTGAGGCTCATATTTCATATGAAGTTCAGTTGATTGTAGCATTTGCTCTTATTCTctaaatatgtacagtatatacaaagTATACATATACTTTCTGATGCCTCCAAGTAGTTAGTTACATTTTAGAGCTTTGATAGTTTTAGTGCATTTAGTGCCTTAAACTTAGTTAATGTATGTTAACAATCAGACTTTTTAAAGGAGTGCTTGTGTATGTACttcttaatatatttttttcattgtatcaTCATATTTACACATATGTGAGCACAATTACTGTGCATTTGGTGAGAATTAAAAACACTACATATGCTTATGCTTTGTGAAATTACAGAAATAGAAGCTAAGCCCACACAATCCTGAGAAACAGATCATGCAAAAGCGATCCACAGGCTTGGCCTTACATCTGAGGCTGAGTCAGTATCTGTAAAAAGCAGATGGTTCCAGTAAAGTGAGTGTAAAATTTTCTGATCTCAGCCTACCGGATCTACTGGGATGACATCTTTCTTCAtgggctcctcctcttcctcctcttcatcagtgCTGTACTCCTCCATGGTCTCTCCACTGGCAAAGTAGACAATCCTGCGGGGAACCTTCACCCTCCCCTGCCTGCCCGTAGAGTCGCCCATATCCACGGTCTCGAAGCCTGGCTCCCCTCCTGGACCCTTACAAACAGATAAGAATAGACAATATATGTTTATGATGCTGTCACCACCTTTATTTgaagtatatagtatatattgtGTGCGTTTGTATGATTTGTAAATGCTGAAGTGCTGATAAGCAAGGAACAAGCATGCTAACAGATATTCTAATGGAGTATGGTGTACCCTGGTGGTAGCATGTCTGGCAGAATTAAATCATACGTATGAAACATAAGAAACTTTAGTTATTTAACAAACATTATGTTGttaattttttgttaaattatatCCAGATGTATTGTGGCTACATAGAGGGTAAAGAAAGTACCTACATCATCCAAAATTCTCTGACAAAACATCATCACCACTGCAAACAAGGCTGCAGTCAGCTTCCAATTCAAGAAAGTTAAGgacaacataaataatgatatttggTGGCTGATTGTCCGTTTTTGCACCACTTACACttgtgaaaaagtgttagacatcATAGCAAAAGCCTAaacgctgtttaaacccactttcagatttgtgaaacctttattttgcttatgaaaacaggaaaaaaggcagatttcactgcttttttcccATCCggatcaaaaaccactatacttagacttgtcaaataTGTGAAACCTCTATTCTATTTGTAAAGACTGAAAAAATCTgatctaatgtggtctggatggagaaatacCAGTGAAATCATTTCTATTTTCACAATTAGTATGAAGGTTTCACATATCtgaaattgtattttaatgagtctctggagtctcTTGGTAATCTAATCCAGATAAGTATAGTGGTTattgatctggacctggtctaatgggTTTCGgatgggggggaaaaaacaatgaaatcgtccttttttctgttttcacaaatagaacaaaggtttcacaaatctgaaactgtctGTTAATGAGTCTCTGGAATCTCCTTGTTAGTCTAGTCCCGATTTGACAAGTTTAAGTTAATAGGTTTCGatctggatggagaaatatcactgaaatcgcccttttttcagttttcatgagcaaaataaaggtttcacaaattgGGTTT
This window harbors:
- the fam177a1 gene encoding protein FAM177A1, with protein sequence MSDLSLYLTNVNVSLGQTMETEKGPGGEPGFETVDMGDSTGRQGRVKVPRRIVYFASGETMEEYSTDEEEEEEEPMKKDVIPVDPSKLTWGPYFWFHMWRMATSTITVCDYMGERLASLFGITTPKYQYAIDEYYRMKKEEEEEEEEDRLAEEAERRFVEQRRGEQDDPTAPHPATVEQPEASGASFVNISFELQPESPLNTPDTNRVPSPLPS
- the ppp2r3c gene encoding serine/threonine-protein phosphatase 2A regulatory subunit B'' subunit gamma gives rise to the protein MAKEKEPHWSDILKRRLANSQKDGQSEEEKKAEETELFTKYYTEWRGGGDRDKSYKNIPRFYYRLPAEDEVLLQKLREESRAVFLQRKSRELLDNEELQNLWFLLDKHQVPPVSGEEAMISYEAYLQVGEKAGPKCKKFFTARVYAKLLHNDPYGRISIMQFFNYVMRKVWLHQTRIGLSLYDVAGQGYLRESDLENYILELIPTLPQLDGLEKSFYSFYVCTAVRKFFFFLDPLRTGKIKIQDILACSFLDDLLELRDEELSKESQESNWFSAPSALRVYGQYLNLDKDHNGMLSKEELSRYGTATLTSVFLDRVFQECLTYDGEMDYKTYLDFVLALENRKEPAALQYIFKLLDMENLGYLNVFSLNYFFRAIQEQMKLHSQEPVSFQDVKDEIFDMVKPKDPYKITLQDLVNSCQGDTVTSILIDLNGFWTYENREVLVANDNDGSNTADLDDT